In Planococcus shixiaomingii, the DNA window CATCAGCCTGAACTTTGTGCGTACGTCACAAAGCTGCCGGTCGACAATTATAATGTGGATGCAGCAATTTTATATAAAGATATTGTAACGCCACTGCCAGCAATCGGAGTGGACGTAAAAATCAAATCCGGCATCGGTCCGGTTATCGACAACCCGATCCGTACGCTTGCTGACATCGAACGCCTTGGCGAAATCAACCCAGAAAAAGACGTCGATTACGTTTTGGAAACAATCCGCATTTTGACGCAAGAGCAATTGAATGTTCCGTTAATCGGATTTGCGGGAGCGCCGTTTACTTTGGCGAGTTATATGATCGAAGGCGGACCTTCAAAAAGCTACAATAAAACAAAAGCCATGATGGTATCCGAGCCGAAAATGTGGTTTGCATTGATGGATAAACTGGCAGACACGATCATCCCTTACATTAAAGCGCAAATCAAAGCAGGGGCAAAAGCCATCCAGATTTTTGATTCATGGGTAGGCGCGTTGAATGTGGAAGATTACCGCATCTTCATCAAACCGGTCATGGAGCGCATCTTCTCGGAACTGCGTTCTGAAGGCGTACCTTTGATCATTTTCGGTGTAGGCGCAAGCCACTTGGCGAAAGAA includes these proteins:
- the hemE gene encoding uroporphyrinogen decarboxylase encodes the protein MTFNDTLLRAARGEKTDHVPVWYMRQAGRSQPEYRKIKEKYSLEEITHQPELCAYVTKLPVDNYNVDAAILYKDIVTPLPAIGVDVKIKSGIGPVIDNPIRTLADIERLGEINPEKDVDYVLETIRILTQEQLNVPLIGFAGAPFTLASYMIEGGPSKSYNKTKAMMVSEPKMWFALMDKLADTIIPYIKAQIKAGAKAIQIFDSWVGALNVEDYRIFIKPVMERIFSELRSEGVPLIIFGVGASHLAKEWHDLPVDVVGLDWRLPISEARSMGLTKPLQGNLDPSYLLADWPIIEKRAKAILDMGMQQDGYIFNIGHGIFPEVNPDTLKRLTSFVHEYSAAHKARN